The following proteins are encoded in a genomic region of Raphanus sativus cultivar WK10039 unplaced genomic scaffold, ASM80110v3 Scaffold0733, whole genome shotgun sequence:
- the LOC108833944 gene encoding meiosis-specific protein ASY2-like — MASQNKLGPLTPAEYEAIMELPGIPYEAVIDYPNGDTPGNVRPGYCGAYICFFRDGLMSFPVPSFLLEILAELKLSFTQITPTFWRYFLATFVRAREEGLEFGLAELKQFYTLKRSISVTGAFLLSLRAGRLIITDIPGKDFNWTYKFFVFKVDPVTVGDFNFSRIPMKWKENVGLFGSSKSTPELRGLISALRRGKCGWDSFTPERVRAAYALPPSVNRAVPVALVEPIRPRKDQKDKGVKRKDPHAEPSDANSDSAPLKRARETPDKRVTRASSQVQSPIVRATPLSVVRPDRDAQPDSRASGEADVEEVAPKIQRRRLILDDESSKDFNVSSSEPRMQDPREGTSKPARFPADCRSGSPLAFSYDVDALILENPERLAAIWRKLRSSSCVLPLLEQMRGRGA, encoded by the exons ATGGCGTCTCAAAACAAACTGGGTCCGCTTACCCCAGCCGAATACGAAGCCATTATGGAGCTTCCAGGGATTCCGTACGAAGCTGTCATTGATTATCCAAACGGCGATACTCCTGGGAACGTGAGACCGGGATATTGCGGAGCCTACATCTGCTTTTTTCGCGATGGCCTTATGTCATTTCCTGTTCCTTCATTTCTCCTCGAGATTCTAGCGGAGCTAAAGCTGTCGTTCACCCAGATTACTCCGACCTTCTGGCGTTACTTCTTGGCGACGTTCGTTCGAGCCAGAGAGGAAGGATTAGAGTTCGGTTTGGCTGAATTAAAGCAGTTTTACACTCTCAAGAGAAGTATCAGCGTCACTGGAgcgtttcttctttctctgcgTGCAGGTCGTTTGATTATTACCGACATTCCTGGGAAAGACTTTAATTGGACGTACAAGTTTTTTGTCTTCAAGGTCGATCCAGTGACGGTTGGGGATTTTAACTTCTCTCGGATTCCGATGAAATGGAAAGAGAACGTAG GATTGTTTGGATCATCAAAGTCGACTCCAGAGCTGCGTGGTTTGATCTCGGCGCTCCGCCGAGGTAAGTGCGGTTGGGACAGTTTTACTCCGGAGAGGGTTCGAGCTGCTTATGCTTTGCCCCCCAGCGTGAATCGTGCCGTTCCCGTCGCGCTTGTGGAACCGATTCGTCCTCGAAAGGACCAGAAAGATAAAG GGGTGAAAAGGAAAGACCCTCATGCGGAGCCTTCAGATGCTAATTCTGACTCCGCTCCTTTAAAGCGAGCTCGTGAGACTCCGGACAAACGGGTGACTAGAGCGAGTTCTCAAGTTCAGTCTCCGATTGTCCGGGCTACGCCGCTTTCTGTGGTTCGTCCAGATCGTGATGCTCAACCAGATTCTCGAGCATCGGGCGAAGCGGACGTCGAGGAAGTTGCTCCCAAGATTCAGCGACGTCGTCTGATCTTGGACGATGAGTCTTCTAAAGATTTTAACGTATCGAGCTCGGAACCTAGGATGCAAGATCCCAGGGAAGGTACTTCTAAGCCGGCCAGATTTCCTGCGGACTGTCGAAGTGGTTCTCCGCTGGCGTTCTCATATGACGTCGATGCTCTGATTTTGGAGAATCCTGAACGACTCGCTGCCATCTGGCGGAAGCTGCGAAGTTCTTCGTGCGTGCTTCCTCTCTTGGAACAAATGCGAGGTCGTGGTGCCTAG